The following coding sequences lie in one Candidatus Dormiibacterota bacterium genomic window:
- a CDS encoding efflux RND transporter periplasmic adaptor subunit, protein MAEQDDQLLNDRVRAHLDRVTKLPAPVGLERRLMDIATEMPPPAWRRRFGRLATGTAVVVAFAGVVGVALWTHQGGHAGPAAAPGAGSAGITAAGVTVPVSVGFRDLVTGVAVRAGDHVRRGQPLLSLDPGMLREQGPSLTAQIALLNSEIQAAKARVTATANQDSAHATVLWQEINTYQYQAAIVQQQLDLAEGRATEILTPIDGVIGKVSIQPGAFASPGQVLLTVLDLSHVQVTIDVPNDVTSGTPADITVDKLPGVALHGQVVAVEPTTTGSGSRFTATVDAPNTSGERVVPGLRAWVRFTSSSANQGN, encoded by the coding sequence ATGGCTGAGCAGGACGATCAGCTTCTGAACGACCGCGTGCGGGCGCATCTCGACCGTGTGACCAAGTTGCCGGCCCCGGTGGGGTTGGAAAGGAGACTCATGGACATCGCTACCGAAATGCCCCCGCCCGCCTGGCGACGTCGGTTCGGCCGCCTCGCTACGGGGACGGCCGTCGTGGTTGCATTCGCTGGAGTGGTCGGAGTTGCCTTGTGGACCCACCAGGGCGGTCATGCGGGTCCGGCGGCCGCCCCGGGTGCCGGCTCGGCAGGAATCACGGCGGCGGGAGTCACCGTGCCCGTCAGCGTGGGCTTCCGCGATCTGGTCACTGGCGTCGCCGTCCGTGCCGGGGACCACGTACGCCGTGGCCAGCCGCTGCTGTCGCTCGACCCGGGGATGCTAAGGGAGCAAGGGCCGTCGTTGACGGCCCAGATCGCTCTGCTCAACAGTGAGATCCAAGCCGCCAAGGCCCGCGTGACCGCAACGGCCAACCAGGACAGTGCCCACGCGACCGTACTCTGGCAGGAAATCAACACCTACCAGTACCAGGCCGCGATCGTCCAGCAGCAGCTCGACCTCGCCGAGGGTCGGGCGACGGAGATCCTCACGCCCATTGACGGAGTGATCGGAAAGGTGAGCATTCAGCCTGGCGCGTTCGCTTCCCCCGGACAGGTGTTGCTCACAGTTCTGGACCTCTCCCATGTCCAGGTGACGATCGACGTGCCGAATGACGTCACGTCCGGGACACCGGCTGATATCACCGTCGACAAGCTGCCCGGGGTTGCCCTCCATGGACAAGTGGTCGCGGTCGAGCCCACGACCACTGGTAGTGGATCGCGCTTCACGGCCACCGTCGACGCGCCGAACACCTCTGGTGAGCGCGTGGTCCCGGGACTGCGGGCTTGGGTCCGGTTCACCTCAAGCAGTGCTAACCAAGGCAATTGA
- a CDS encoding acyl-CoA dehydrogenase family protein, with the protein MGLNEESLVVRDWVHDFAVRVIRPAAAEWDEREETPWPILQEAARVGLYGVDMLQTMHADQTGLLMAAVNEELFWGDAGIGLSIFGSHLASAGIFATGTPEQVLRWIPRCYGTVDDVHLGAYAITEPDSGSDVGSLRTRARRDGDDWVIDGRKCFITNGGIADIHVVVATVDPALGHAGHASFVIEKGTPGLSMGDKHHKLGLRASHTAEVVLEGVRVPADNLLGGEERLEGRMARARERVRTGTLEERGSSSALRTLELSRPIVGAQAVGIARAAYEYALDYAMNRVQFGRPIITNQAIAFTLADMCTEIDAARLLCWRAAYMGRAGLPFARAEGSMAKLKAGEVANWVTDQAISILGGWGYIRDLPVQRWHRDAKIYTIFEGTREIQRRVIARAISGGASELR; encoded by the coding sequence ATGGGACTCAACGAGGAGTCGCTGGTCGTCCGGGACTGGGTGCACGACTTCGCGGTCCGGGTGATCCGGCCCGCCGCCGCCGAGTGGGACGAGCGGGAGGAGACCCCCTGGCCGATCCTCCAGGAGGCCGCCAGGGTCGGTCTCTACGGCGTCGACATGCTGCAGACGATGCACGCCGACCAGACCGGCCTGCTGATGGCGGCGGTCAACGAGGAGCTGTTCTGGGGCGACGCCGGGATCGGGCTGAGCATCTTCGGCTCCCATCTCGCCAGCGCCGGCATCTTCGCCACCGGCACCCCCGAGCAGGTCCTCCGCTGGATCCCTCGCTGCTATGGGACCGTCGACGACGTCCATCTCGGCGCCTACGCGATCACCGAGCCCGACAGCGGCAGCGACGTCGGCAGCCTGCGCACCCGCGCCCGCCGCGACGGCGACGATTGGGTCATCGACGGCCGGAAGTGCTTCATCACCAACGGTGGCATCGCCGACATCCACGTGGTGGTGGCCACCGTCGATCCCGCCCTCGGCCACGCCGGGCACGCGTCCTTCGTCATCGAGAAGGGCACGCCCGGACTGTCGATGGGGGACAAGCACCACAAGCTTGGGCTGCGCGCCTCGCACACCGCCGAGGTGGTGCTCGAGGGCGTCAGGGTGCCGGCCGACAACCTGCTCGGCGGCGAGGAGCGGCTGGAGGGACGGATGGCCCGGGCCCGCGAGCGGGTGCGCACCGGGACGCTCGAGGAGCGGGGAAGCTCGTCGGCGCTGCGCACCCTCGAGCTGTCACGGCCGATCGTGGGGGCACAGGCGGTGGGCATCGCCCGCGCGGCCTACGAGTACGCCCTCGACTACGCGATGAACCGGGTCCAGTTCGGCCGGCCGATCATCACCAACCAGGCCATCGCATTCACGCTCGCCGACATGTGCACCGAGATCGACGCGGCGCGACTGCTCTGCTGGCGGGCGGCATACATGGGGCGCGCCGGCCTTCCCTTCGCACGGGCCGAGGGCTCGATGGCCAAGCTGAAGGCGGGAGAGGTCGCCAACTGGGTCACCGACCAGGCCATCAGCATCCTCGGCGGCTGGGGCTACATCCGCGACCTGCCGGTGCAGCGCTGGCACCGCGACGCCAAGATCTACACCATCTTCGAGGGCACCCGCGAGATCCAGCGGCGGGTGATCGCGCGCGCCATCAGCGGCGGCGCCAGCGAGCTGCGATGA
- a CDS encoding polyprenol monophosphomannose synthase, which produces MVVPTYNEIGNLPAIVTGILAQGESYHVLIVDDNSPDGTGVLARQMAVAHPRVSVMHRTAKEGLGPAYVAGLLHGLSLGYGRLVTMDADLSHNPADLPRLVAAVEAGADVACGSRWASGGGTAGWPLHRRLLSRSGSLYARTVLGLRIRDVTGGFKCFQRSALAAVDLAGMRTTGYAFNVELNYRAVRRGMTVVEVPIVFTERVVGESKMSAGIVLEALRKVPALRFGSGGLAARPARTRHAGIADSPSWNGGGLGEWQPAGPPNEHAPLPPSAPARVPSPAA; this is translated from the coding sequence GTGGTGGTTCCCACGTACAACGAGATCGGCAATCTGCCGGCCATCGTCACCGGCATCCTGGCGCAGGGCGAGAGCTACCACGTCCTGATCGTCGACGACAACTCTCCGGATGGCACCGGTGTGCTCGCCCGTCAGATGGCGGTGGCCCACCCCCGGGTGTCGGTGATGCACCGCACCGCAAAGGAGGGTCTCGGACCGGCATACGTCGCCGGGCTGCTGCACGGCCTCAGCCTCGGCTACGGCCGTCTGGTGACCATGGACGCCGACCTCTCGCACAACCCCGCGGATCTGCCGCGCCTGGTCGCCGCCGTCGAAGCCGGTGCGGACGTCGCCTGCGGCTCGCGCTGGGCATCGGGCGGCGGCACCGCCGGATGGCCGCTGCACCGCCGCCTCCTCAGCCGCAGCGGCTCGCTGTACGCACGAACGGTGCTCGGGCTGCGCATCCGCGACGTGACCGGCGGGTTCAAGTGCTTCCAGCGCAGCGCGCTCGCCGCCGTGGATCTCGCCGGCATGCGCACCACCGGCTACGCCTTCAACGTGGAGCTCAACTACCGGGCGGTCCGGCGGGGCATGACGGTTGTCGAGGTGCCGATCGTCTTCACCGAGCGTGTGGTCGGCGAGAGCAAGATGAGTGCCGGCATCGTGCTCGAGGCCCTGCGCAAGGTCCCGGCCCTTCGGTTCGGCTCCGGTGGTCTCGCCGCCCGGCCGGCCCGGACGCGGCACGCCGGCATCGCGGACAGCCCGTCGTGGAACGGCGGAGGCCTCGGCGAGTGGCAGCCGGCAGGGCCGCCCAACGAGCACGCGCCGCTGCCGCCGTCCGCTCCGGCGCGGGTGCCCTCTCCGGCCGCCTGA
- a CDS encoding TetR/AcrR family transcriptional regulator, translating into MSTGTAAARGSERAAHHRERILDAIVSLVAEQGYHETAVDDVVARAHCSKSAFYACFAGKEHAFAALLEREGERLLSAVVEAVAAEADPRRRVAAGVATAVRGCVADSATARVLLIESVGVSATIEERRRALHARFAAMVLAQAQTAAGREGSPLAGLDLETLAYAVVGAVNEAVVHLLETGGDVEAALRTVEHMVGTALLPR; encoded by the coding sequence ATGAGCACCGGGACGGCCGCGGCGCGGGGCTCCGAACGGGCCGCCCACCACCGCGAGCGCATCCTCGACGCCATCGTCTCACTGGTCGCCGAGCAGGGCTATCACGAGACCGCGGTGGACGACGTGGTCGCCCGGGCGCACTGCTCGAAGAGCGCGTTCTACGCCTGCTTCGCGGGCAAGGAGCACGCCTTCGCCGCGCTGCTCGAGCGCGAGGGCGAGCGGCTGCTGAGCGCGGTGGTGGAGGCGGTCGCGGCCGAGGCCGACCCCCGTCGCCGCGTCGCCGCCGGGGTGGCCACCGCGGTGCGTGGCTGCGTCGCCGACTCGGCCACCGCACGGGTGCTGCTCATCGAGTCGGTCGGGGTCAGCGCCACCATCGAGGAGCGACGCCGGGCGCTGCACGCGCGATTCGCGGCGATGGTGCTGGCCCAGGCGCAGACCGCCGCGGGACGCGAGGGGTCGCCGCTCGCGGGCCTCGACCTGGAGACGCTCGCATATGCGGTGGTCGGCGCCGTCAACGAGGCGGTGGTGCACCTGCTCGAGACCGGCGGCGACGTCGAGGCGGCGCTGCGCACCGTGGAGCACATGGTGGGGACGGCGCTGCTACCCCGCTGA
- a CDS encoding glycosyltransferase family 87 protein: MLSARLPSPLSTGLGRLARHPVLRLGGGPVLAVILLARLLYAPLQALHGAGSDFVSFATGSRILASGSRCLYCLSTQADAQASVLGYRPPASATGFPHIFVNPPLAAWVLRPLASLPLTTGLALFLVASLAALLAGARLLERWLPRSISEGRRGLLVIAATASLPAATTLLLGQWDGFLLLAAAGALWALDRERPLTAGLLLSVLLVKPQLAWLLLPVLLAASRWRVAAGFALGAATWVGSALLIVGPRQLVELVSLVRTRLPGDGLVSAGLPALAGGIGGSTAVLIAAPVLAAVSVAIAWRCRARLRRATPALALSLGICASILCAPHVFSDDLLLLAVPLVVLATTSPRAALAGAVALSAAFVLDEWVANLGPRWAEAAVVLAVAGCLLRIPLATAGARLDPASAG; the protein is encoded by the coding sequence ATGCTCTCCGCGCGCCTCCCGAGCCCCCTGAGCACCGGCCTCGGCCGGCTCGCCCGCCATCCGGTGCTCCGGCTGGGCGGCGGCCCGGTGCTGGCCGTGATCCTGCTGGCGCGCCTCCTCTACGCGCCGCTCCAGGCGCTCCACGGGGCCGGGTCCGACTTCGTCTCGTTCGCCACCGGCTCGCGCATCCTCGCATCGGGCTCGCGGTGCCTCTACTGCCTCTCCACCCAGGCGGACGCCCAGGCGTCGGTGCTCGGCTACCGGCCGCCCGCCTCGGCGACCGGCTTTCCCCACATCTTCGTCAACCCGCCGCTGGCCGCCTGGGTGCTGCGCCCGCTGGCCTCGCTCCCGCTGACGACCGGCCTCGCCCTCTTCCTGGTGGCGTCGCTGGCCGCCCTGCTCGCCGGCGCACGGCTGCTCGAGCGGTGGCTGCCCCGCTCGATCTCCGAGGGCCGTCGCGGCCTCCTGGTGATCGCCGCCACCGCCTCGCTGCCGGCGGCGACGACCCTGCTCCTCGGCCAGTGGGACGGGTTCCTGCTGCTCGCCGCAGCCGGAGCGCTCTGGGCGCTGGACCGCGAGCGGCCGCTCACCGCCGGGCTGCTCCTCTCCGTCCTCCTGGTGAAGCCGCAGCTCGCCTGGCTGCTGCTCCCGGTGCTGCTGGCGGCGTCGCGATGGAGGGTCGCCGCCGGCTTCGCCCTGGGCGCCGCGACCTGGGTGGGGAGCGCGCTGCTGATCGTGGGACCCCGCCAGCTGGTCGAGCTGGTCTCCCTGGTGAGGACCCGGCTGCCCGGCGATGGGCTGGTCAGCGCCGGGCTGCCAGCCCTCGCAGGAGGCATCGGCGGAAGCACGGCCGTGCTCATCGCCGCGCCGGTCCTCGCAGCGGTGTCGGTGGCGATCGCGTGGCGCTGCCGTGCGAGGCTGCGCCGCGCCACCCCGGCGCTGGCCCTGTCGCTCGGCATCTGCGCCTCGATCCTGTGCGCTCCCCACGTCTTCTCGGACGACCTGCTGCTGCTCGCGGTGCCGCTCGTGGTGCTGGCCACCACCTCGCCCCGGGCGGCGCTGGCCGGAGCCGTGGCGCTGAGCGCCGCCTTCGTCCTCGACGAGTGGGTCGCGAACCTGGGGCCGCGCTGGGCGGAGGCGGCGGTCGTGCTCGCGGTCGCGGGCTGCCTGCTGCGCATCCCGCTCGCCACCGCGGGCGCACGGCTCGACCCGGCGTCAGCGGGGTAG
- a CDS encoding sigma-70 family RNA polymerase sigma factor: MSIWETTMTSAEEEASVRRHEFEGAVRLESARLLSLAFSILRDAGDAEDAVQETMVRAWRAWESLADPDRRGAWLTRICVNHCLRSRRRSDRWLLWSDRRTDDADPAYLPTIDESDLDIDRAFRRLTLHQRTVITLHYHYGYSLDECAELIACRPGTVRSHLARALATLRREITHG; this comes from the coding sequence ATGAGCATCTGGGAGACGACGATGACCTCGGCTGAGGAGGAGGCATCCGTACGGCGACACGAGTTCGAGGGAGCCGTCCGGCTTGAGAGCGCTCGCCTCCTCAGTCTGGCCTTCTCGATCCTCCGTGATGCTGGGGACGCGGAGGACGCGGTCCAGGAGACGATGGTGAGGGCCTGGAGAGCCTGGGAGTCGCTCGCCGATCCCGATCGAAGGGGTGCCTGGCTGACACGCATCTGCGTCAACCACTGCTTGCGAAGCCGACGGCGCTCGGATCGCTGGCTCCTCTGGTCGGATCGAAGGACCGATGACGCCGACCCAGCCTACCTGCCAACCATCGACGAGAGCGACCTGGACATCGACCGTGCATTTCGGCGACTGACGCTGCACCAACGTACCGTGATCACGCTCCACTACCACTACGGCTACTCGCTCGATGAGTGCGCGGAGCTCATCGCCTGCCGACCCGGCACCGTGCGTAGCCATCTCGCACGAGCCCTCGCCACCCTGCGTCGGGAGATTACCCATGGCTGA
- a CDS encoding SRPBCC family protein, which yields MTRAGRGRDRRATLAFARRRRREAGGSVEGDMGRISVTESIKAPVSTVFGYVDDYRNTTKYMKDLTKWEPVGSKTHGKGSRFSLAMKAGPLNIDGEVEIDTWVENRAIGWTTKKGFRQDGSWSFTETGNGTEATFTVEYDLPGGIAGKMMAKAVEPVLKGTLETSVRQLKAQTERAAKGG from the coding sequence ATGACGCGCGCTGGCCGAGGCCGGGACCGACGCGCTACCCTCGCGTTCGCCCGGCGGCGGCGCCGCGAGGCCGGGGGAAGTGTGGAGGGCGACATGGGCCGCATCTCCGTGACGGAGAGCATCAAGGCTCCCGTCTCGACGGTGTTCGGGTACGTCGACGACTATCGCAACACGACCAAGTACATGAAGGACCTCACCAAGTGGGAGCCGGTGGGCAGCAAGACCCACGGCAAGGGCTCGCGCTTCTCCCTCGCCATGAAGGCCGGCCCCCTGAACATCGACGGCGAGGTCGAGATCGACACCTGGGTGGAGAACAGGGCGATCGGCTGGACGACGAAGAAGGGCTTCCGGCAGGACGGCTCCTGGTCGTTCACGGAGACGGGGAACGGCACCGAGGCGACCTTCACCGTCGAGTACGACCTCCCCGGTGGCATCGCCGGGAAGATGATGGCCAAGGCGGTGGAGCCGGTGCTGAAGGGGACCCTGGAGACGTCGGTCAGGCAGCTGAAGGCGCAGACGGAGAGAGCCGCCAAGGGCGGCTGA